In Rhea pennata isolate bPtePen1 chromosome 8, bPtePen1.pri, whole genome shotgun sequence, one genomic interval encodes:
- the NEXN gene encoding nexilin isoform X7 produces the protein MNDIAQKTEMKELLASDEDDDEKSSKIEKGYVPKLIGTVKGKFAEMEKQRQEEERKRMEEERKRRIEQDMIEKRKIQRELARKAQEIDDLNNTGTESGAEEGDDSLLVTVVPVKPTKTPGKMKINFENTRKERAEQTQREDEEKKLKYEKHKQSFKEAKCLSFVMSENTDNETQEPLSPGKLKVTFEELERQRQENQRRQAEEEARQRLEEEKRAFEEARQQMINEGADEESENFIKEFRPGKLKLSFEEIERQRREEEKRKAEKEARRRIEEEKKAFAEARKNMVLDDESPEMFKTVSQESLIPGKLEINFEALLRQKTEEEKRRTEEERRQKLEMEKQEFQQLRQEMGELEEESETFELSKEYEELMKLKRSGSIQAKNLKSKFEKIGQLSQEEIQKKIEEERAKRRAMDEEIREREAEKFQEDDEVDVRPAKKSEAPFTHKVNMKARFEQMARAREEEEQRRIEEQKLLRMQFEQKEIDAALQKKREEEEEEEGSIINGSTCEDEEDQARSGAPWFKRPLKNTSVVDGEPVRFTVKVTGEPKPQITWWFEGEMLQDSEDYQYIERGETYCLYLPETFPEDEGEYMCKAVNNRGTSASTCILTIESKS, from the exons ATGAATGACATTGCACAGAAGACTGAG ATGAAAGAACTGCTTGCATctgatgaagatgatgatgaaaaatcatctaaaatagaaaaaggttATGTTCCAAAGCTGATAG GAACTGTTAAAGGCAAGTTTGCAGAAATGGAGAAGCAAaggcaagaagaagaaagaaaaagaatggaagaggagagaaagcgCAGAATTGAACAGGATATGattgagaaaaggaaaattcaaagAGAATTGGCAAGAAAAGCACAGGAG ATTGATGACTTAAACAATACGGGAACTGAATCAGGAGCAGAG GAAGGGGATGATTCACTGCTAGTTACAGTAGTGCCTGTAAAacccaccaaaacacctggaaagatgaaaataaactttgagaacacaagaaaagaaagagcagaacaaaCACAGAGagaggatgaagaaaagaagCTAAAATATGAGAAACACAAACAATCTTTTAAAGAAGCCAAGTGCCTTTCATTTGTCATG AGTGAAAACACAGATAATGAAACACAGGAGCCTCTTTCTCCTGGTAAGCTGAAAGTAACATTTGAAGAACTTGAAAGACAAAGACAGGAAAATCAAAGGCGGcaagcagaggaagaagcaagACAGCgcttagaagaggaaaaacgTGCCTTTGAAGAAGCTAGGCAGCAAATG ATAAATGAAGGTGCTGATGAAGAATCTGAAAATTTCATTAAGGAATTCCGTCCTGGTAAACTCAAACTCAGTTTTGAGGAGATAGAAAGacagaggagagaagaagaaaagaggaaagcagaaaaagaagcaaggcGACGCatagaagaggagaaaaaggcatTTGCTGAAGCAAGAAAGAATATG GTGCTGGATGATGAATCACCggaaatgtttaaaacagtTTCTCAAGAATCTCTCATACCCGGTAAGCTGGAAATTAATTTTGAGGCGTTGCTGAGACAAAAAAcggaggaagagaagagacgCACAGAAGAAGAACGTAGACAAAagttagaaatggaaaagcaagaaTTTCAACAGCTGAGACAGGAAATGGGAGAG CTAGAAGAAGAGTCTGAAACTTTTGAACTAAGCAAAGAATATGAAGAATTAATGAAGTTAAAAAGAAGTGGCTCTATTCAAGCAAAGAACTTAAAAAGCAAGTTTGAAAAAATAGGACAGTTGTCtcaagaagaaatacagaaaaagattgAAGAAGAGCGAGCTAAGAGACGAGCAATGGatgaagaaataagagaaagggaagcagaaaaatTTCAGGAG gATGATGAAGTAGATGTGAGACCAGCCAAGAAATCTGAGGCTCCATTTACCCATAAAGTAAACATGAAGGCCCGTTTTGAGCAAATGGCAAGagccagagaagaggaagaacagaggAGAATTGAGGAACAAAAATTACTACGCATGCAgtttgaacaaaaagaaatcgATGCTGCATTACAGAAG aaaagggaagaggaagaagaggaggaaggaagcattATTAATGGTTCCACTTGTGAAGATGAGGAAGATCAAGCTCGATCTGGAGCTCCCTGGTTCAAGAGACCACTAAAAAACACATCAGTTGTTGATGGCGAGCCAGTGAGATTTACCGTTAAAGTTACCGGGGAACCAAAACCCCAAATCACTTGGTGGTTTGAAGGGGAAATGTTGCAGGACTCTGAGGACTATCAGTACATTGAAAGAGGAGAAACCTATTGCCTTTATTTGCCAGAAACCTTCCCAGAAGATGAAGGGGAATATATGTGTAAAGCAGTCAACAACAGAGGCACATCTGCTAGCACCTGTATTCTCACTATTGAAAGTAAgagttaa
- the NEXN gene encoding nexilin isoform X3, whose translation MNDIAQKTEILLSSSKPIQKSYVPKLHKGDVKDKFEAMQKAREERNQRRSKDEKQRRKEQYVREREWNRRKQEMKELLASDEDDDEKSSKIEKGYVPKLIGTVKGKFAEMEKQRQEEERKRMEEERKRRIEQDMIEKRKIQRELARKAQEIDDLNNTGTESGAEEGDDSLLVTVVPVKPTKTPGKMKINFENTRKERAEQTQREDEEKKLKYEKHKQSFKEAKCLSFVMSENTDNETQEPLSPGKLKVTFEELERQRQENQRRQAEEEARQRLEEEKRAFEEARQQMINEGADEESENFIKEFRPGKLKLSFEEIERQRREEEKRKAEKEARRRIEEEKKAFAEARKNMVLDDESPEMFKTVSQESLIPGKLEINFEALLRQKTEEEKRRTEEERRQKLEMEKQEFQQLRQEMGELEEESETFELSKEYEELMKLKRSGSIQAKNLKSKFEKIGQLSQEEIQKKIEEERAKRRAMDEEIREREAEKFQEDDEVDVRPAKKSEAPFTHKVNMKARFEQMARAREEEEQRRIEEQKLLRMQFEQKEIDAALQKKREEEEEEEGSIINGSTCEDEEDQARSGAPWFKRPLKNTSVVDGEPVRFTVKVTGEPKPQITWWFEGEMLQDSEDYQYIERGETYCLYLPETFPEDEGEYMCKAVNNRGTSASTCILTIESKS comes from the exons ATGAATGACATTGCACAGAAGACTGAG attctgctttcttcatctAAACCCATCCAAAAATCCTATGTGCCCAAGCTTCACAAGGGTGATGTAAAGGATAAATTCGAAGCTATGCagaaagcaagggaagaaagaaaccaAAGGCGATCTaaagatgaaaagcaaagaagaaaagagcaatatgttagagagagagaatggaacaggagaaagcaggag ATGAAAGAACTGCTTGCATctgatgaagatgatgatgaaaaatcatctaaaatagaaaaaggttATGTTCCAAAGCTGATAG GAACTGTTAAAGGCAAGTTTGCAGAAATGGAGAAGCAAaggcaagaagaagaaagaaaaagaatggaagaggagagaaagcgCAGAATTGAACAGGATATGattgagaaaaggaaaattcaaagAGAATTGGCAAGAAAAGCACAGGAG ATTGATGACTTAAACAATACGGGAACTGAATCAGGAGCAGAG GAAGGGGATGATTCACTGCTAGTTACAGTAGTGCCTGTAAAacccaccaaaacacctggaaagatgaaaataaactttgagaacacaagaaaagaaagagcagaacaaaCACAGAGagaggatgaagaaaagaagCTAAAATATGAGAAACACAAACAATCTTTTAAAGAAGCCAAGTGCCTTTCATTTGTCATG AGTGAAAACACAGATAATGAAACACAGGAGCCTCTTTCTCCTGGTAAGCTGAAAGTAACATTTGAAGAACTTGAAAGACAAAGACAGGAAAATCAAAGGCGGcaagcagaggaagaagcaagACAGCgcttagaagaggaaaaacgTGCCTTTGAAGAAGCTAGGCAGCAAATG ATAAATGAAGGTGCTGATGAAGAATCTGAAAATTTCATTAAGGAATTCCGTCCTGGTAAACTCAAACTCAGTTTTGAGGAGATAGAAAGacagaggagagaagaagaaaagaggaaagcagaaaaagaagcaaggcGACGCatagaagaggagaaaaaggcatTTGCTGAAGCAAGAAAGAATATG GTGCTGGATGATGAATCACCggaaatgtttaaaacagtTTCTCAAGAATCTCTCATACCCGGTAAGCTGGAAATTAATTTTGAGGCGTTGCTGAGACAAAAAAcggaggaagagaagagacgCACAGAAGAAGAACGTAGACAAAagttagaaatggaaaagcaagaaTTTCAACAGCTGAGACAGGAAATGGGAGAG CTAGAAGAAGAGTCTGAAACTTTTGAACTAAGCAAAGAATATGAAGAATTAATGAAGTTAAAAAGAAGTGGCTCTATTCAAGCAAAGAACTTAAAAAGCAAGTTTGAAAAAATAGGACAGTTGTCtcaagaagaaatacagaaaaagattgAAGAAGAGCGAGCTAAGAGACGAGCAATGGatgaagaaataagagaaagggaagcagaaaaatTTCAGGAG gATGATGAAGTAGATGTGAGACCAGCCAAGAAATCTGAGGCTCCATTTACCCATAAAGTAAACATGAAGGCCCGTTTTGAGCAAATGGCAAGagccagagaagaggaagaacagaggAGAATTGAGGAACAAAAATTACTACGCATGCAgtttgaacaaaaagaaatcgATGCTGCATTACAGAAG aaaagggaagaggaagaagaggaggaaggaagcattATTAATGGTTCCACTTGTGAAGATGAGGAAGATCAAGCTCGATCTGGAGCTCCCTGGTTCAAGAGACCACTAAAAAACACATCAGTTGTTGATGGCGAGCCAGTGAGATTTACCGTTAAAGTTACCGGGGAACCAAAACCCCAAATCACTTGGTGGTTTGAAGGGGAAATGTTGCAGGACTCTGAGGACTATCAGTACATTGAAAGAGGAGAAACCTATTGCCTTTATTTGCCAGAAACCTTCCCAGAAGATGAAGGGGAATATATGTGTAAAGCAGTCAACAACAGAGGCACATCTGCTAGCACCTGTATTCTCACTATTGAAAGTAAgagttaa
- the NEXN gene encoding nexilin isoform X2: protein MNDIAQKTEILLSSSKPIQKSYVPKLHKGDVKDKFEAMQKAREERNQRRSKDEKQRRKEQYVREREWNRRKQEMKELLASDEDDDEKSSKIEKGYVPKLIGTVKGKFAEMEKQRQEEERKRMEEERKRRIEQDMIEKRKIQRELARKAQEIDDLNNTGTESGAEEGDDSLLVTVVPVKPTKTPGKMKINFENTRKERAEQTQREDEEKKLKYEKHKQSFKEAKCLSFVMSENTDNETQEPLSPGKLKVTFEELERQRQENQRRQAEEEARQRLEEEKRAFEEARQQMINEGADEESENFIKEFRPGKLKLSFEEIERQRREEEKRKAEKEARRRIEEEKKAFAEARKNMVLDDESPEMFKTVSQESLIPGKLEINFEALLRQKTEEEKRRTEEERRQKLEMEKQEFQQLRQEMGELEEESETFELSKEYEELMKLKRSGSIQAKNLKSKFEKIGQLSQEEIQKKIEEERAKRRAMDEEIREREAEKFQEDDEVDVRPAKKSEAPFTHKVNMKARFEQMARAREEEEQRRIEEQKLLRMQFEQKEIDAALQKKREEEEEEEGSIINGSTCEDEEDQARSGAPWFKRPLKNTSVVDGEPVRFTVKVTGEPKPQITWWFEGEMLQDSEDYQYIERGETYCLYLPETFPEDEGEYMCKAVNNRGTSASTCILTIETDDY, encoded by the exons ATGAATGACATTGCACAGAAGACTGAG attctgctttcttcatctAAACCCATCCAAAAATCCTATGTGCCCAAGCTTCACAAGGGTGATGTAAAGGATAAATTCGAAGCTATGCagaaagcaagggaagaaagaaaccaAAGGCGATCTaaagatgaaaagcaaagaagaaaagagcaatatgttagagagagagaatggaacaggagaaagcaggag ATGAAAGAACTGCTTGCATctgatgaagatgatgatgaaaaatcatctaaaatagaaaaaggttATGTTCCAAAGCTGATAG GAACTGTTAAAGGCAAGTTTGCAGAAATGGAGAAGCAAaggcaagaagaagaaagaaaaagaatggaagaggagagaaagcgCAGAATTGAACAGGATATGattgagaaaaggaaaattcaaagAGAATTGGCAAGAAAAGCACAGGAG ATTGATGACTTAAACAATACGGGAACTGAATCAGGAGCAGAG GAAGGGGATGATTCACTGCTAGTTACAGTAGTGCCTGTAAAacccaccaaaacacctggaaagatgaaaataaactttgagaacacaagaaaagaaagagcagaacaaaCACAGAGagaggatgaagaaaagaagCTAAAATATGAGAAACACAAACAATCTTTTAAAGAAGCCAAGTGCCTTTCATTTGTCATG AGTGAAAACACAGATAATGAAACACAGGAGCCTCTTTCTCCTGGTAAGCTGAAAGTAACATTTGAAGAACTTGAAAGACAAAGACAGGAAAATCAAAGGCGGcaagcagaggaagaagcaagACAGCgcttagaagaggaaaaacgTGCCTTTGAAGAAGCTAGGCAGCAAATG ATAAATGAAGGTGCTGATGAAGAATCTGAAAATTTCATTAAGGAATTCCGTCCTGGTAAACTCAAACTCAGTTTTGAGGAGATAGAAAGacagaggagagaagaagaaaagaggaaagcagaaaaagaagcaaggcGACGCatagaagaggagaaaaaggcatTTGCTGAAGCAAGAAAGAATATG GTGCTGGATGATGAATCACCggaaatgtttaaaacagtTTCTCAAGAATCTCTCATACCCGGTAAGCTGGAAATTAATTTTGAGGCGTTGCTGAGACAAAAAAcggaggaagagaagagacgCACAGAAGAAGAACGTAGACAAAagttagaaatggaaaagcaagaaTTTCAACAGCTGAGACAGGAAATGGGAGAG CTAGAAGAAGAGTCTGAAACTTTTGAACTAAGCAAAGAATATGAAGAATTAATGAAGTTAAAAAGAAGTGGCTCTATTCAAGCAAAGAACTTAAAAAGCAAGTTTGAAAAAATAGGACAGTTGTCtcaagaagaaatacagaaaaagattgAAGAAGAGCGAGCTAAGAGACGAGCAATGGatgaagaaataagagaaagggaagcagaaaaatTTCAGGAG gATGATGAAGTAGATGTGAGACCAGCCAAGAAATCTGAGGCTCCATTTACCCATAAAGTAAACATGAAGGCCCGTTTTGAGCAAATGGCAAGagccagagaagaggaagaacagaggAGAATTGAGGAACAAAAATTACTACGCATGCAgtttgaacaaaaagaaatcgATGCTGCATTACAGAAG aaaagggaagaggaagaagaggaggaaggaagcattATTAATGGTTCCACTTGTGAAGATGAGGAAGATCAAGCTCGATCTGGAGCTCCCTGGTTCAAGAGACCACTAAAAAACACATCAGTTGTTGATGGCGAGCCAGTGAGATTTACCGTTAAAGTTACCGGGGAACCAAAACCCCAAATCACTTGGTGGTTTGAAGGGGAAATGTTGCAGGACTCTGAGGACTATCAGTACATTGAAAGAGGAGAAACCTATTGCCTTTATTTGCCAGAAACCTTCCCAGAAGATGAAGGGGAATATATGTGTAAAGCAGTCAACAACAGAGGCACATCTGCTAGCACCTGTATTCTCACTATTGAAA ctGATGACTACTAA
- the NEXN gene encoding nexilin isoform X9: protein MNDIAQKTEILLSSSKPIQKSYVPKLHKGDVKDKFEAMQKAREERNQRRSKDEKQRRKEQYVREREWNRRKQEMKELLASDEDDDEKSSKIEKGYVPKLIGTVKGKFAEMEKQRQEEERKRMEEERKRRIEQDMIEKRKIQRELARKAQEEGDDSLLVTVVPVKPTKTPGKMKINFENTRKERAEQTQREDEEKKLKYEKHKQSFKEAKCLSFVMSENTDNETQEPLSPGKLKVTFEELERQRQENQRRQAEEEARQRLEEEKRAFEEARQQMINEGADEESENFIKEFRPGKLKLSFEEIERQRREEEKRKAEKEARRRIEEEKKAFAEARKNMVLDDESPEMFKTVSQESLIPGKLEINFEALLRQKTEEEKRRTEEERRQKLEMEKQEFQQLRQEMGELEEESETFELSKEYEELMKLKRSGSIQAKNLKSKFEKIGQLSQEEIQKKIEEERAKRRAMDEEIREREAEKFQEDDEVDVRPAKKSEAPFTHKVNMKARFEQMARAREEEEQRRIEEQKLLRMQFEQKEIDAALQKKREEEEEEEGSIINGSTCEDEEDQARSGAPWFKRPLKNTSVVDGEPVRFTVKVTGEPKPQITWWFEGEMLQDSEDYQYIERGETYCLYLPETFPEDEGEYMCKAVNNRGTSASTCILTIETDDY, encoded by the exons ATGAATGACATTGCACAGAAGACTGAG attctgctttcttcatctAAACCCATCCAAAAATCCTATGTGCCCAAGCTTCACAAGGGTGATGTAAAGGATAAATTCGAAGCTATGCagaaagcaagggaagaaagaaaccaAAGGCGATCTaaagatgaaaagcaaagaagaaaagagcaatatgttagagagagagaatggaacaggagaaagcaggag ATGAAAGAACTGCTTGCATctgatgaagatgatgatgaaaaatcatctaaaatagaaaaaggttATGTTCCAAAGCTGATAG GAACTGTTAAAGGCAAGTTTGCAGAAATGGAGAAGCAAaggcaagaagaagaaagaaaaagaatggaagaggagagaaagcgCAGAATTGAACAGGATATGattgagaaaaggaaaattcaaagAGAATTGGCAAGAAAAGCACAGGAG GAAGGGGATGATTCACTGCTAGTTACAGTAGTGCCTGTAAAacccaccaaaacacctggaaagatgaaaataaactttgagaacacaagaaaagaaagagcagaacaaaCACAGAGagaggatgaagaaaagaagCTAAAATATGAGAAACACAAACAATCTTTTAAAGAAGCCAAGTGCCTTTCATTTGTCATG AGTGAAAACACAGATAATGAAACACAGGAGCCTCTTTCTCCTGGTAAGCTGAAAGTAACATTTGAAGAACTTGAAAGACAAAGACAGGAAAATCAAAGGCGGcaagcagaggaagaagcaagACAGCgcttagaagaggaaaaacgTGCCTTTGAAGAAGCTAGGCAGCAAATG ATAAATGAAGGTGCTGATGAAGAATCTGAAAATTTCATTAAGGAATTCCGTCCTGGTAAACTCAAACTCAGTTTTGAGGAGATAGAAAGacagaggagagaagaagaaaagaggaaagcagaaaaagaagcaaggcGACGCatagaagaggagaaaaaggcatTTGCTGAAGCAAGAAAGAATATG GTGCTGGATGATGAATCACCggaaatgtttaaaacagtTTCTCAAGAATCTCTCATACCCGGTAAGCTGGAAATTAATTTTGAGGCGTTGCTGAGACAAAAAAcggaggaagagaagagacgCACAGAAGAAGAACGTAGACAAAagttagaaatggaaaagcaagaaTTTCAACAGCTGAGACAGGAAATGGGAGAG CTAGAAGAAGAGTCTGAAACTTTTGAACTAAGCAAAGAATATGAAGAATTAATGAAGTTAAAAAGAAGTGGCTCTATTCAAGCAAAGAACTTAAAAAGCAAGTTTGAAAAAATAGGACAGTTGTCtcaagaagaaatacagaaaaagattgAAGAAGAGCGAGCTAAGAGACGAGCAATGGatgaagaaataagagaaagggaagcagaaaaatTTCAGGAG gATGATGAAGTAGATGTGAGACCAGCCAAGAAATCTGAGGCTCCATTTACCCATAAAGTAAACATGAAGGCCCGTTTTGAGCAAATGGCAAGagccagagaagaggaagaacagaggAGAATTGAGGAACAAAAATTACTACGCATGCAgtttgaacaaaaagaaatcgATGCTGCATTACAGAAG aaaagggaagaggaagaagaggaggaaggaagcattATTAATGGTTCCACTTGTGAAGATGAGGAAGATCAAGCTCGATCTGGAGCTCCCTGGTTCAAGAGACCACTAAAAAACACATCAGTTGTTGATGGCGAGCCAGTGAGATTTACCGTTAAAGTTACCGGGGAACCAAAACCCCAAATCACTTGGTGGTTTGAAGGGGAAATGTTGCAGGACTCTGAGGACTATCAGTACATTGAAAGAGGAGAAACCTATTGCCTTTATTTGCCAGAAACCTTCCCAGAAGATGAAGGGGAATATATGTGTAAAGCAGTCAACAACAGAGGCACATCTGCTAGCACCTGTATTCTCACTATTGAAA ctGATGACTACTAA
- the NEXN gene encoding nexilin isoform X1 translates to MNDIAQKTEILLSSSKPIQKSYVPKLHKGDVKDKFEAMQKAREERNQRRSKDEKQRRKEQYVREREWNRRKQEMKELLASDEDDDEKSSKIEKGYVPKLIGTVKGKFAEMEKQRQEEERKRMEEERKRRIEQDMIEKRKIQRELARKAQEIDDLNNTGTESGAEEGDDSLLVTVVPVKPTKTPGKMKINFENTRKERAEQTQREDEEKKLKYEKHKQSFKEAKCLSFVMSENTDNETQEPLSPGKLKVTFEELERQRQENQRRQAEEEARQRLEEEKRAFEEARQQMINEGADEESENFIKEFRPGKLKLSFEEIERQRREEEKRKAEKEARRRIEEEKKAFAEARKNMQVLDDESPEMFKTVSQESLIPGKLEINFEALLRQKTEEEKRRTEEERRQKLEMEKQEFQQLRQEMGELEEESETFELSKEYEELMKLKRSGSIQAKNLKSKFEKIGQLSQEEIQKKIEEERAKRRAMDEEIREREAEKFQEDDEVDVRPAKKSEAPFTHKVNMKARFEQMARAREEEEQRRIEEQKLLRMQFEQKEIDAALQKKREEEEEEEGSIINGSTCEDEEDQARSGAPWFKRPLKNTSVVDGEPVRFTVKVTGEPKPQITWWFEGEMLQDSEDYQYIERGETYCLYLPETFPEDEGEYMCKAVNNRGTSASTCILTIETDDY, encoded by the exons ATGAATGACATTGCACAGAAGACTGAG attctgctttcttcatctAAACCCATCCAAAAATCCTATGTGCCCAAGCTTCACAAGGGTGATGTAAAGGATAAATTCGAAGCTATGCagaaagcaagggaagaaagaaaccaAAGGCGATCTaaagatgaaaagcaaagaagaaaagagcaatatgttagagagagagaatggaacaggagaaagcaggag ATGAAAGAACTGCTTGCATctgatgaagatgatgatgaaaaatcatctaaaatagaaaaaggttATGTTCCAAAGCTGATAG GAACTGTTAAAGGCAAGTTTGCAGAAATGGAGAAGCAAaggcaagaagaagaaagaaaaagaatggaagaggagagaaagcgCAGAATTGAACAGGATATGattgagaaaaggaaaattcaaagAGAATTGGCAAGAAAAGCACAGGAG ATTGATGACTTAAACAATACGGGAACTGAATCAGGAGCAGAG GAAGGGGATGATTCACTGCTAGTTACAGTAGTGCCTGTAAAacccaccaaaacacctggaaagatgaaaataaactttgagaacacaagaaaagaaagagcagaacaaaCACAGAGagaggatgaagaaaagaagCTAAAATATGAGAAACACAAACAATCTTTTAAAGAAGCCAAGTGCCTTTCATTTGTCATG AGTGAAAACACAGATAATGAAACACAGGAGCCTCTTTCTCCTGGTAAGCTGAAAGTAACATTTGAAGAACTTGAAAGACAAAGACAGGAAAATCAAAGGCGGcaagcagaggaagaagcaagACAGCgcttagaagaggaaaaacgTGCCTTTGAAGAAGCTAGGCAGCAAATG ATAAATGAAGGTGCTGATGAAGAATCTGAAAATTTCATTAAGGAATTCCGTCCTGGTAAACTCAAACTCAGTTTTGAGGAGATAGAAAGacagaggagagaagaagaaaagaggaaagcagaaaaagaagcaaggcGACGCatagaagaggagaaaaaggcatTTGCTGAAGCAAGAAAGAATATG CAGGTGCTGGATGATGAATCACCggaaatgtttaaaacagtTTCTCAAGAATCTCTCATACCCGGTAAGCTGGAAATTAATTTTGAGGCGTTGCTGAGACAAAAAAcggaggaagagaagagacgCACAGAAGAAGAACGTAGACAAAagttagaaatggaaaagcaagaaTTTCAACAGCTGAGACAGGAAATGGGAGAG CTAGAAGAAGAGTCTGAAACTTTTGAACTAAGCAAAGAATATGAAGAATTAATGAAGTTAAAAAGAAGTGGCTCTATTCAAGCAAAGAACTTAAAAAGCAAGTTTGAAAAAATAGGACAGTTGTCtcaagaagaaatacagaaaaagattgAAGAAGAGCGAGCTAAGAGACGAGCAATGGatgaagaaataagagaaagggaagcagaaaaatTTCAGGAG gATGATGAAGTAGATGTGAGACCAGCCAAGAAATCTGAGGCTCCATTTACCCATAAAGTAAACATGAAGGCCCGTTTTGAGCAAATGGCAAGagccagagaagaggaagaacagaggAGAATTGAGGAACAAAAATTACTACGCATGCAgtttgaacaaaaagaaatcgATGCTGCATTACAGAAG aaaagggaagaggaagaagaggaggaaggaagcattATTAATGGTTCCACTTGTGAAGATGAGGAAGATCAAGCTCGATCTGGAGCTCCCTGGTTCAAGAGACCACTAAAAAACACATCAGTTGTTGATGGCGAGCCAGTGAGATTTACCGTTAAAGTTACCGGGGAACCAAAACCCCAAATCACTTGGTGGTTTGAAGGGGAAATGTTGCAGGACTCTGAGGACTATCAGTACATTGAAAGAGGAGAAACCTATTGCCTTTATTTGCCAGAAACCTTCCCAGAAGATGAAGGGGAATATATGTGTAAAGCAGTCAACAACAGAGGCACATCTGCTAGCACCTGTATTCTCACTATTGAAA ctGATGACTACTAA